In a genomic window of Flammeovirga agarivorans:
- a CDS encoding TonB-dependent receptor → MKSKDLVYYLSLIVMIFGLNSLLHAQGKGAIYGTVLDATGPLPGVSIKLVGTNTGTITDQSGKFFLDNIPTGEQTFEFSFIGYSKVTKSALITEESNIELGTIHLDENATELESVIITSQYLPSQVRALGLQQKNLTIGNVIAADQVGKLPDRNAAEALQRVPGVSITRYRGEGQMAIVRGTPMEWNSMMINGSRLPAGSTYSGGTRSTGLDVFPSELIEYATVTKALTPDMEGDAIGGSINLQTRKVADDFGLNINLGAGYNEKGDQPGYNFAGIFQKRFLDGKLGVIASASSWSRGVTQDNQIINYNYMVEEAPTYSINNMELRQYRGQRVTTGGYLATDYKINERNHIYINGTFNRMSEDYQTRQYTFHFDDNAAEMLTRRNAANTDLFGGEIEGEHHLGKGWKLDWKGSYYETGSLMGTPLNNEYMEYGLPFTYFRQNGVTYGGRSSDGYKYLAMDSPNGIGDPSYRILPHNEIPLNPDHMNLNMILLVGVEGREADQNYQFNLENQLHDKFKLKFGGKHRRKEHQMITGQAVYLSMAGIGIPDATVYPLSSFNTETLPQKNQFLKEMGAPYGKNLLPHITMNELDRTAAWIGSKDAQGSFIDLTDTDNLLLANTYARENVSAAYIMGEWQLNNKLLFVGGIRYENTFIQMDGYEMNNDGNLKAVSPSNTYHSLLPMAHLKYAANEQTNLRFAYTRTFARPNFSQLNPSTSTNMGANGLPTVSGGNMNLNPTYAHNIDLMGEYFFQDIGLVSAGVFFKQLNDVIYTNASQRMVDGTLTTFYRPENSNSGWLAGLELVFSKRLTFLPGFASRFGIDMNYTYTASEIEIPVSEDELVYEPLKNQPKHLYNASLYYEHNGLMLRLAANYKGAFISEYRLEAGANHYQWYDKMFMLDASGSYAINNRIQMYAEVNNLTNAPLVYYHGTPDRPEEVEYYGIRGQIGLRYNL, encoded by the coding sequence ATGAAATCGAAAGATCTAGTTTACTATTTATCACTAATTGTGATGATTTTTGGACTAAACTCCTTACTCCATGCACAAGGGAAAGGTGCAATTTATGGTACTGTATTAGATGCTACAGGACCTCTCCCAGGAGTAAGTATAAAACTTGTTGGAACGAATACAGGAACAATTACTGATCAATCTGGAAAATTCTTTTTAGACAATATCCCCACTGGCGAACAAACTTTTGAATTCTCATTTATTGGCTATTCAAAAGTAACCAAATCGGCCTTGATTACAGAGGAAAGTAATATTGAATTGGGAACGATACATCTGGATGAAAATGCCACAGAACTAGAGAGTGTCATTATCACTTCTCAATACCTTCCTTCACAAGTAAGAGCTTTAGGTTTACAACAAAAAAACTTAACGATAGGAAATGTTATTGCTGCTGACCAAGTAGGAAAATTACCAGACAGAAATGCAGCTGAAGCTCTTCAAAGAGTACCTGGTGTTTCCATTACTAGATATAGAGGTGAAGGACAAATGGCCATTGTAAGAGGAACTCCAATGGAATGGAACTCGATGATGATCAATGGTAGCCGTCTTCCTGCTGGGTCTACGTATAGCGGTGGCACCAGGTCTACGGGATTAGATGTTTTCCCAAGTGAATTGATTGAATATGCAACTGTAACTAAAGCTCTAACACCTGATATGGAAGGTGATGCCATTGGTGGAAGCATCAATCTTCAAACAAGAAAAGTAGCTGATGACTTTGGGTTAAATATCAATCTAGGAGCAGGATATAATGAAAAAGGAGATCAACCAGGGTATAACTTCGCAGGTATTTTTCAAAAGCGTTTCCTTGATGGAAAATTAGGAGTAATTGCATCTGCTTCATCTTGGAGTAGAGGTGTAACGCAGGATAATCAAATTATCAATTATAACTATATGGTTGAGGAAGCTCCTACTTATTCCATCAATAATATGGAATTAAGACAATATAGAGGTCAAAGAGTGACTACAGGTGGTTACTTAGCAACAGATTATAAAATCAATGAAAGAAACCATATTTATATAAATGGTACTTTTAATAGAATGTCAGAAGACTACCAAACTAGACAATATACTTTCCATTTTGATGATAATGCTGCTGAAATGCTAACAAGGAGAAATGCAGCAAATACAGATCTTTTTGGTGGAGAAATTGAAGGGGAACACCATCTTGGCAAAGGTTGGAAATTAGACTGGAAAGGATCTTATTATGAAACAGGCTCATTGATGGGAACACCTTTAAATAATGAGTATATGGAATATGGTTTACCTTTCACCTATTTTAGACAAAATGGAGTAACCTATGGAGGACGTTCCAGTGATGGATATAAATATTTAGCTATGGATTCTCCAAATGGTATTGGAGACCCATCCTACCGTATTTTACCTCATAATGAAATACCATTAAATCCTGATCATATGAATTTAAATATGATATTATTGGTTGGTGTTGAAGGAAGAGAAGCAGATCAGAATTATCAATTCAATCTTGAGAATCAATTACATGATAAGTTCAAATTAAAATTTGGAGGTAAACATAGAAGAAAAGAACACCAAATGATCACAGGACAAGCTGTATATCTTTCTATGGCGGGTATTGGAATTCCAGATGCTACAGTATATCCTCTTTCATCTTTTAATACAGAGACTTTACCACAGAAAAATCAATTCTTAAAAGAAATGGGAGCACCATATGGTAAAAACCTCTTACCGCATATTACTATGAACGAATTGGATAGAACTGCCGCTTGGATTGGTTCGAAGGATGCTCAAGGTTCTTTTATTGATCTCACAGACACTGATAACTTATTATTAGCCAATACTTATGCTAGAGAAAATGTTTCAGCTGCATATATCATGGGTGAGTGGCAATTAAACAACAAGTTACTTTTTGTAGGTGGTATAAGATATGAAAACACTTTTATACAAATGGATGGCTATGAGATGAATAATGATGGAAACTTAAAAGCTGTATCTCCATCAAACACTTATCATTCGTTATTACCAATGGCTCATTTAAAATATGCTGCCAATGAGCAAACCAACCTTCGTTTTGCATATACAAGAACTTTTGCAAGACCTAATTTCTCTCAACTTAACCCTTCTACTTCAACAAATATGGGGGCCAATGGACTACCAACTGTTAGTGGGGGTAACATGAATTTAAACCCTACTTATGCACATAATATTGATTTAATGGGTGAATATTTCTTTCAAGATATTGGTTTAGTATCAGCAGGCGTATTTTTCAAACAGCTAAATGATGTCATTTATACAAATGCCTCTCAAAGAATGGTTGATGGTACTCTAACTACATTTTATCGCCCAGAAAACTCTAATAGTGGTTGGTTAGCCGGTCTAGAGCTAGTATTCTCAAAACGATTAACCTTCTTGCCTGGATTCGCCTCTCGCTTCGGTATTGACATGAACTATACGTACACAGCGTCAGAAATTGAGATTCCTGTTTCAGAAGACGAATTAGTCTATGAACCATTAAAAAACCAACCCAAGCACTTATACAACGCCTCACTTTATTATGAGCACAATGGCTTAATGCTTCGCCTAGCAGCAAACTATAAGGGAGCATTTATATCAGAATATCGTCTAGAAGCTGGTGCTAATCATTATCAATGGTATGACAAAATGTTTATGCTAGATGCTTCTGGTAGTTATGCTATTAATAATCGAATCCAAATGTATGCTGAAGTTAATAATCTTACTAATGCTCCATTAGTATATTATCATGGCACACCTGATCGTCCCGAAGAAGTAGAGTACTATGGTATCCGAGGACAGATTGGTCTTCGATACAATCTATAA
- a CDS encoding helix-turn-helix domain-containing protein, whose amino-acid sequence MQTLLAIGLFQTLLSIFLIFDLGSFKINKSPMMLMLILLAIHFSIKSYILLILKDEYMFQYYATCFTFAYGPLILDFLKMLYNKKRLSKLHFIPLFIGFTIYLYIGVMSIIYKEIIYLDYYFQYISWVMVPSILGYFGYIFLWLVQLKKYPNAFVKWMIPLSAILILIVTTAFFKIIPIPYLRTFTYITFLLIAIQYLRYELSLKESVSLWKKNQKIESSPEIIIKEEQTIEGSKKYERSSLSKDQAETIVKRITQYVERNRLYLNHELSLSDLAEQSKTPKHHLSEALNIHLEKNFYQFINEYRIQEAIRLIEEDPSRKLLHLAFECGFNTKATFNTYFKKTTGNTPSQFKSNHKENSLNV is encoded by the coding sequence ATGCAGACTTTATTGGCTATTGGTCTATTCCAGACACTATTATCAATTTTTCTAATTTTCGATTTAGGAAGCTTCAAAATCAACAAATCACCTATGATGCTTATGTTGATCCTTTTAGCTATCCACTTTTCCATAAAAAGTTACATCCTCTTAATTCTAAAGGATGAATATATGTTTCAGTACTACGCGACATGTTTCACTTTTGCATATGGACCTTTGATTCTCGATTTTCTTAAAATGTTGTATAATAAAAAAAGACTTTCGAAACTTCATTTCATTCCTCTTTTTATTGGTTTTACTATTTACTTATATATAGGTGTGATGTCTATTATATACAAAGAGATCATCTATCTGGATTATTACTTCCAATATATTTCATGGGTGATGGTTCCAAGTATTTTAGGGTATTTTGGGTATATATTTTTATGGTTAGTTCAATTAAAAAAATACCCAAATGCATTTGTCAAATGGATGATTCCTCTTTCTGCTATTTTAATCTTGATTGTAACAACTGCCTTTTTTAAAATAATACCTATCCCCTACTTAAGGACTTTTACATACATCACTTTCCTATTAATTGCAATTCAATATCTACGTTATGAGTTATCGTTAAAAGAATCTGTAAGTCTCTGGAAAAAAAATCAAAAGATAGAATCGTCTCCAGAAATAATAATTAAAGAAGAGCAAACCATTGAAGGTTCTAAAAAATACGAAAGATCTAGCTTATCAAAAGATCAAGCAGAAACTATTGTCAAAAGAATCACACAGTATGTGGAACGAAATAGATTATACCTAAATCATGAACTATCATTATCCGATTTAGCCGAACAAAGTAAAACCCCAAAACATCATCTTTCAGAGGCTTTAAATATTCATCTAGAAAAAAACTTTTATCAATTCATTAATGAATATAGAATACAAGAAGCCATTCGATTAATTGAAGAAGACCCGAGTCGAAAATTATTACACTTAGCCTTCGAATGTGGATTTAATACCAAAGCTACTTTTAATACCTATTTCAAAAAAACTACAGGGAATACACCTAGTCAATTTAAGTCTAATCATAAAGAAAACTCACTTAATGTATAA
- the fbaA gene encoding class II fructose-bisphosphate aldolase, which produces MSFNINDIKPGVITGEDVEKVYQYALEKGFALPAVNCVGTNSVNAVMETAAKLKAPVIIQFSNGGASFYAGKGIKGEGQAAAIAGAIAGAKHVHELAEQYGARVILNTDHCAKKLLPWVDGLLDASEKFFAETGKPLFSSHMIDLSEEPIEENMEISKKYFERMAKMGQTLEIELGITGGEEDGVDNSDVDPSRLYTQPSEVDYAYEQLGAIDHKFLVAAAFGNVHGVYKPGNVKLTPSILDDSQKYIVEKHGTESKKPVKFVFHGGSGSSLEEIREGISYGVIKMNIDTDTQWATWDGIRGYEAKYHDYLQGQIGNPEGADEPNKKYYDPRKWLRVSEESMISRLEQAFADLNDVNIFED; this is translated from the coding sequence ATGTCTTTCAACATTAATGATATCAAGCCAGGTGTAATCACTGGTGAGGACGTAGAAAAAGTTTATCAATACGCACTTGAAAAAGGTTTTGCTCTTCCAGCTGTAAACTGTGTAGGTACTAACTCAGTTAATGCTGTTATGGAAACTGCTGCAAAACTTAAAGCGCCAGTAATTATTCAATTCTCAAACGGCGGTGCTTCTTTCTACGCTGGTAAAGGCATTAAAGGTGAAGGTCAAGCTGCAGCAATTGCAGGTGCTATCGCTGGTGCTAAGCACGTTCACGAATTGGCTGAACAATATGGTGCTCGTGTTATCTTAAACACTGACCACTGTGCAAAAAAATTATTACCATGGGTTGACGGTTTATTAGATGCTTCTGAGAAGTTCTTCGCTGAAACTGGTAAGCCATTATTCTCTTCTCACATGATTGACCTTTCAGAGGAGCCAATCGAGGAGAACATGGAAATCTCTAAAAAATACTTCGAGCGTATGGCTAAAATGGGTCAAACTCTTGAAATCGAATTAGGTATCACTGGTGGTGAGGAAGATGGTGTTGACAACTCTGACGTTGATCCTTCTCGTCTTTACACTCAACCTTCAGAAGTTGATTACGCATATGAGCAATTAGGTGCTATCGACCATAAATTCTTAGTAGCTGCAGCTTTCGGTAACGTTCACGGTGTATATAAGCCAGGTAACGTGAAGTTAACTCCATCTATCTTAGATGATTCTCAAAAATATATCGTTGAGAAGCACGGTACTGAATCTAAGAAGCCAGTTAAATTCGTATTCCACGGTGGTTCTGGTTCTTCTTTAGAAGAAATTCGTGAAGGTATCTCTTACGGTGTAATCAAAATGAACATCGATACTGATACTCAGTGGGCTACTTGGGATGGTATCCGCGGTTACGAAGCTAAATACCATGACTACTTACAAGGTCAAATCGGTAACCCAGAAGGTGCTGATGAGCCAAACAAGAAATACTATGACCCACGTAAGTGGTTAAGAGTTTCTGAAGAGTCAATGATTTCTCGTTTAGAGCAAGCATTTGCTGACTTGAATGACGTAAATATCTTCGAAGACTAA
- the accD gene encoding acetyl-CoA carboxylase, carboxyltransferase subunit beta has protein sequence MAWFKRKEQGIQTPTSEKKDSPDGLWYKTNQGKIIHMQELRENAYVCPDDEFHVRIGSKEYFEIIFDDNKFTELDENMTSGNPLSFKDSKSYEDRIAASQKKSDLKDACRTVYGKVNDVDLVVSCMDFSFIGGSMGSVVGEKIARGIDYALENKLPFMMISKSGGARMMEAGFSLMQMAKTSAKLALLEEAGLPYISLLTDPTTGGVTASYAMLGDINIAEPGALIGFAGPRVIRETIGKDLPKGFQSAEFLQEHGFVDMIVNRRELKRKLTTILKMLQN, from the coding sequence ATGGCTTGGTTTAAAAGAAAGGAACAGGGGATCCAAACCCCAACTTCAGAAAAGAAAGATTCACCAGACGGTCTTTGGTATAAAACAAACCAAGGCAAGATCATACATATGCAGGAGTTACGTGAGAACGCTTACGTTTGTCCTGATGATGAATTCCATGTACGTATTGGTTCAAAAGAATATTTTGAGATTATTTTTGATGATAACAAGTTCACAGAGTTAGATGAAAATATGACTTCTGGTAATCCATTATCATTTAAAGATAGCAAGTCGTACGAAGATAGAATTGCTGCTTCTCAGAAGAAATCTGATTTAAAAGATGCTTGTAGAACAGTATATGGTAAGGTAAATGATGTCGACTTAGTAGTAAGTTGTATGGACTTTAGCTTTATTGGCGGTTCTATGGGTTCTGTAGTAGGTGAAAAAATCGCAAGAGGAATTGACTACGCATTAGAAAACAAGTTACCATTCATGATGATTTCAAAATCTGGTGGTGCTCGTATGATGGAAGCAGGTTTCTCATTAATGCAAATGGCAAAAACATCTGCTAAATTAGCTTTATTAGAAGAAGCAGGTTTACCATATATCTCTTTATTAACAGACCCTACAACTGGTGGTGTAACAGCTTCTTATGCGATGTTGGGTGATATTAATATTGCTGAACCTGGTGCTTTAATTGGTTTTGCAGGTCCTCGTGTAATTAGAGAAACTATTGGTAAAGATTTACCAAAAGGATTCCAATCTGCAGAGTTCTTACAAGAGCATGGTTTTGTTGATATGATTGTCAACAGAAGAGAACTGAAGAGAAAATTAACGACAATCTTGAAGATGCTTCAAAATTAA
- the rodA gene encoding rod shape-determining protein RodA, producing the protein MRQVTGRRNIDWLTVFLYIIMVIVGWLNIYAAVYQPDAPTSIFSLSLNSGKQLMWIGGASLIAFVIMMVDFKLFSTLAYPIFIVTLLALLGVLVIGHSAGGNTSWFKIGFIRIQPSEFAKYALALALAKYIDDPTVRLDKWRYLIMAFIIILIPFSLVMLQKDTGSAMVFAAFFFMLYREGMPAWIMVLGLWMVFLFVTALVSTTLVAGGILGGMVIIAVIYIVYNKRPKSMIFIVVGIGTLSFLFTEGIDYILYDIMRPHQRKRIEVLVNPNIDPLGVGYQVTQSKIAIGSGGVAGKGFLEGTQTKFNFVPEQSTDFIFCTIGEEHGWIGSLVTIGLFAALIIRLIMLAERQKSRFARVYGYCVSCVFFIHFMINMGMTIGIFPVIGIPLPFFSYGGSSLWAFTMMLFTFIKLDSHRTQMLARN; encoded by the coding sequence ATGCGTCAGGTTACCGGAAGAAGAAATATAGACTGGTTAACAGTATTTCTTTACATCATCATGGTTATTGTTGGATGGTTGAATATTTATGCAGCTGTTTATCAACCAGATGCCCCTACAAGTATTTTTTCATTGAGTCTAAACTCTGGAAAACAATTAATGTGGATAGGAGGTGCCTCTCTGATAGCTTTCGTGATTATGATGGTTGACTTTAAGCTTTTTAGCACTTTAGCCTATCCTATATTTATAGTCACATTATTGGCATTATTAGGTGTTTTAGTAATTGGTCACTCTGCCGGGGGTAATACATCTTGGTTTAAAATAGGCTTTATCCGTATCCAGCCATCAGAATTTGCGAAGTATGCACTGGCATTAGCTTTAGCAAAATACATTGATGATCCTACTGTTCGTTTAGATAAATGGCGTTATTTGATAATGGCTTTTATTATTATCCTTATCCCATTTTCACTAGTTATGTTACAGAAAGATACAGGATCAGCCATGGTATTTGCAGCATTTTTCTTCATGTTGTACAGAGAAGGGATGCCTGCATGGATTATGGTTTTAGGACTTTGGATGGTGTTTTTATTTGTCACAGCCTTAGTGTCTACCACTTTGGTGGCAGGTGGAATATTAGGAGGAATGGTAATTATTGCAGTCATCTATATTGTTTACAATAAGCGACCTAAATCCATGATATTTATTGTCGTCGGGATAGGAACTTTATCTTTCCTATTTACAGAAGGTATCGATTATATTCTCTACGACATCATGCGACCTCACCAAAGAAAAAGAATTGAAGTTTTGGTGAATCCTAATATTGATCCTTTGGGAGTAGGGTATCAAGTTACTCAATCGAAGATTGCCATTGGTTCTGGTGGTGTTGCTGGGAAAGGATTTCTAGAAGGGACTCAAACAAAATTCAACTTCGTTCCAGAACAATCCACTGACTTTATTTTCTGTACGATTGGAGAAGAACATGGATGGATAGGTAGTTTGGTAACTATTGGACTTTTTGCCGCGTTAATTATTCGCTTAATTATGTTGGCAGAACGGCAAAAATCTAGATTTGCCAGAGTATATGGGTATTGTGTCTCCTGTGTATTCTTCATACACTTTATGATTAATATGGGAATGACAATAGGAATTTTTCCTGTAATTGGTATCCCGTTACCGTTCTTTAGTTATGGTGGTTCATCACTTTGGGCATTTACAATGATGCTATTTACATTTATCAAATTGGATAGTCATAGAACACAAATGCTAGCAAGAAACTAG
- a CDS encoding patatin-like phospholipase family protein, which translates to MRTLQILFILIFSFQSLFCWAQNITDNHSEFKQEVKNRKTVGLVLSGGGAKGIAHITVIKVLEEYGIPIDYITGTSMGAIVGGFYAAGYTTDEMITILSDPEFQDWVNGKVNTEDQYYFGRQSRGAEWINFNIELDSIYGFSWNPTIVPDGLLNYNLSARLYKKSKEINYDFDNLDIPFRAVAADVFERKAIVIDHGPLEKAVRASMAVPLVFRPVKIDGKYLYDGGIYNNIPVDVMKEEFNPDMVIAVNLGAHDMLAKYPENDEELIKGNILKYIVMNNVYPKELDPERDIFLGVPVDDYSAADFTPVDSLLAIGDRYARTMIDSVVDLYGHNQPKVKPKDSNFDALFDPDEEIITRVELGDNLTFGQRVFVRNIVKPKRRKQSSINELYDGYSMLLSNNYFSNVDAQFLYDSIDNTPSLLIDVTPNKKFKLGVGGNIASRSIGQFYLNGQFNVFTKSLNTVRVSAMAGTFYSSIKAEVESLYARELPFSLGAEYVLNRWNYGNAKELIFQPQENLSIYRADNYAGGKMSFPTSRKTKLIGFGGYFWNKDSYDQIVLIDLDSNNSQVGIDLVGSQKLEGWTTGVAWEANSLNRKTFATTGRHFKVSGKYIWGDSDFNIYIDEPYQGKTSQDWYTIQAQYEQYFPMKWFTLGVRGHALWSNYEASITTTTSLANAPAYYPLLDSRSLFTHGFRGPRFFAGGLKLIKSFFTPNLNLFLEGHFFTTDVKYANSSTIFPNTTKNSFFKPSTMDYALAGSIVYTSPIGPVSFSVNHYNEEDYNLMFLFNIGILLYHEKALEK; encoded by the coding sequence ATGCGTACTTTACAAATACTATTCATATTAATTTTTAGTTTTCAATCTCTTTTCTGTTGGGCACAAAATATTACCGATAACCATTCAGAGTTTAAACAAGAAGTTAAAAACCGAAAAACTGTTGGACTTGTACTAAGCGGTGGTGGAGCAAAAGGTATTGCTCATATCACTGTCATAAAAGTATTGGAAGAATATGGAATCCCTATCGACTATATCACAGGTACATCGATGGGTGCTATTGTTGGCGGATTTTATGCTGCAGGTTACACTACCGATGAGATGATCACGATATTGAGTGACCCTGAATTTCAAGACTGGGTCAACGGTAAAGTCAATACTGAAGATCAATATTATTTTGGAAGACAATCCAGAGGTGCCGAATGGATCAATTTCAATATAGAACTAGACTCAATTTATGGTTTCTCATGGAATCCGACTATAGTGCCAGATGGATTATTAAACTATAATCTATCTGCAAGACTCTATAAAAAATCCAAAGAAATAAATTACGACTTTGACAACTTAGATATTCCTTTTAGAGCTGTAGCTGCAGATGTATTTGAAAGAAAAGCTATTGTAATTGATCATGGGCCATTAGAAAAAGCTGTCAGAGCTTCGATGGCTGTTCCTCTTGTTTTTAGGCCAGTTAAAATCGATGGAAAATATTTATACGACGGTGGTATATATAATAATATCCCTGTTGATGTCATGAAAGAGGAGTTTAACCCTGACATGGTTATTGCCGTCAACCTAGGAGCACATGATATGCTTGCGAAATATCCTGAAAATGATGAAGAATTAATTAAGGGAAATATCCTCAAATACATCGTTATGAACAATGTATACCCTAAAGAATTGGATCCTGAAAGAGATATATTTCTTGGAGTACCTGTAGATGATTATTCTGCTGCTGATTTTACTCCTGTTGATTCACTTCTAGCTATTGGTGATCGTTATGCAAGAACAATGATAGACTCTGTAGTTGATCTCTACGGACATAATCAACCAAAAGTAAAACCTAAAGACAGTAACTTTGATGCTCTTTTTGACCCTGATGAAGAAATTATCACAAGAGTAGAGTTAGGAGATAATCTAACTTTTGGACAAAGAGTTTTTGTAAGAAACATTGTAAAGCCTAAAAGACGTAAACAATCGTCTATCAATGAACTTTATGATGGATATAGCATGTTACTTTCCAATAATTACTTTTCTAATGTTGATGCTCAGTTTCTATATGACAGTATTGACAATACACCAAGTTTATTGATAGATGTAACCCCTAATAAAAAGTTTAAACTAGGTGTTGGTGGTAATATTGCATCAAGGAGTATTGGACAATTTTACCTCAACGGGCAATTTAACGTATTTACTAAGTCATTAAATACCGTAAGAGTATCAGCAATGGCAGGTACTTTTTACAGCTCAATAAAAGCAGAAGTAGAATCTCTTTATGCAAGAGAACTTCCCTTTTCACTAGGTGCTGAATATGTGCTTAACAGGTGGAATTATGGAAATGCCAAAGAACTTATTTTTCAACCTCAAGAAAACCTATCCATTTATAGGGCTGACAATTATGCGGGTGGAAAAATGTCATTTCCCACAAGTAGAAAGACAAAACTAATTGGCTTTGGTGGCTATTTCTGGAACAAAGATAGTTATGATCAAATCGTATTAATTGACCTCGATTCAAATAACAGTCAAGTCGGAATTGACTTAGTTGGTTCACAAAAACTAGAAGGTTGGACAACCGGTGTAGCTTGGGAAGCCAATTCATTGAATAGAAAAACTTTTGCAACTACGGGTAGACATTTTAAAGTTTCTGGAAAATATATTTGGGGAGATAGTGATTTTAATATCTATATAGATGAACCTTACCAAGGAAAAACATCTCAAGATTGGTATACAATTCAAGCTCAGTATGAACAATACTTCCCTATGAAATGGTTTACTTTAGGTGTTCGTGGGCATGCACTTTGGTCAAATTATGAGGCTTCAATTACTACTACGACTTCTCTTGCTAATGCTCCTGCATACTATCCGTTACTAGATTCTAGGTCCTTATTTACACATGGATTTAGAGGTCCAAGGTTTTTTGCAGGTGGTCTCAAATTAATTAAGAGCTTTTTCACTCCAAATCTGAACTTGTTTTTAGAGGGGCATTTCTTTACTACAGATGTAAAGTACGCCAATAGCAGCACTATTTTCCCGAATACAACAAAGAATAGTTTCTTTAAACCAAGTACAATGGATTATGCATTAGCTGGCTCTATCGTTTATACCAGTCCAATCGGTCCTGTAAGTTTTTCGGTGAATCATTATAATGAAGAAGATTACAATCTAATGTTCTTATTCAATATTGGTATTCTTTTATATCATGAGAAGGCTTTAGAAAAATAA
- the metK gene encoding methionine adenosyltransferase: MTYLFTSESVSEGHPDKIADQISDAILDAMLKQDPASRVACETMVTTGLAVIAGEVTTKAYVEIPDVVRETIDKIGYNKEDYYFAAHSCGVQVALHSQSPDIAQGVNVGEGVDKEQGAGDQGMMFGYATTETEDYMPMALAFSHGLVKRLAEIRKHEPELIGYLRPDAKAQVTIEYNEDNTPLRVHTIVVSTQHDEFPGVSDDEALAQIAEDVKKHVIPTVIPAELIDANTIFHINPTGKFVIGGPHGDAGLTGRKIIVDTYGGKGAHGGGAFSGKDPSKVDRSAAYASRHIAKNLVAAGIADEALVQVAYAIGVSHPVSLNVTTYGTAKVDLTDAEISKKIEEIFDMRPKAIVDRLGLTNPIFAPTAAYGHMGQKPYKKEVEVEVKDIVESNGQKVTTTKLENKEVEFFTWEKLDYVDKIKSAFGI, translated from the coding sequence ATGACGTATTTATTCACATCCGAGTCCGTTTCAGAAGGACATCCTGATAAAATCGCTGATCAAATTTCAGACGCGATTCTAGATGCTATGTTAAAGCAAGACCCTGCCTCTCGCGTGGCTTGTGAAACTATGGTAACTACTGGATTAGCTGTAATCGCAGGTGAAGTTACTACAAAAGCATACGTTGAAATCCCTGACGTTGTAAGGGAAACAATTGATAAAATCGGATATAACAAAGAAGATTACTACTTCGCAGCACACTCTTGTGGTGTACAAGTAGCTCTACATAGTCAATCTCCAGACATCGCTCAAGGTGTAAATGTTGGAGAAGGTGTCGACAAAGAACAAGGTGCCGGTGACCAAGGTATGATGTTCGGTTATGCGACAACTGAAACTGAAGACTATATGCCAATGGCTTTGGCTTTCTCTCATGGCTTAGTGAAAAGATTAGCTGAAATCCGTAAGCATGAACCAGAATTAATCGGTTACTTAAGACCTGACGCTAAGGCTCAAGTTACCATCGAATATAATGAAGACAATACTCCTTTGAGAGTTCATACTATTGTTGTTTCAACGCAACACGATGAATTCCCTGGAGTTTCAGACGATGAAGCATTAGCACAAATCGCTGAAGATGTGAAGAAGCATGTTATCCCTACAGTTATCCCTGCAGAGTTGATTGATGCAAATACAATTTTCCACATCAACCCAACAGGTAAGTTTGTTATTGGTGGTCCTCATGGTGATGCTGGATTAACTGGTCGTAAAATCATTGTAGATACTTACGGTGGTAAAGGTGCTCACGGTGGTGGTGCTTTTTCTGGTAAAGATCCTTCGAAAGTAGATAGATCTGCTGCTTATGCATCAAGACATATCGCTAAAAACTTAGTAGCTGCAGGTATCGCAGATGAAGCATTAGTACAAGTTGCCTATGCAATTGGTGTTTCTCACCCGGTATCATTGAATGTAACGACTTATGGTACTGCTAAAGTGGATTTAACTGATGCTGAAATCTCTAAGAAAATCGAAGAAATCTTCGATATGAGACCTAAAGCTATTGTTGATCGCTTAGGATTAACAAACCCTATTTTTGCTCCAACAGCCGCTTACGGTCACATGGGACAAAAACCTTATAAAAAAGAAGTTGAAGTTGAAGTGAAAGATATTGTAGAAAGCAATGGTCAAAAAGTAACGACAACAAAACTTGAAAATAAAGAAGTAGAATTCTTTACATGGGAAAAATTAGACTATGTAGATAAGATTAAATCTGCATTTGGTATCTAA